The Salvia miltiorrhiza cultivar Shanhuang (shh) chromosome 2, IMPLAD_Smil_shh, whole genome shotgun sequence DNA window atttttcaatatttttttccatcttttcatatttagtaaacatatgattaaaaaaatgagaataaaagtatttttctcatcttttttttttatctatcattttctaataaaaatttacaatcaaaataaacgAACTCTTGTTGTAAatggatggagtatattattagaattgataaattaaaaattaaagtaTATAGTTTCAGCTTTTTTTTATATCGAAAACTGAGTACAAATTCataacaaattttattttataaaccatatcatgaaaataataaatattactgGGAAATATGATAGACATGCACTGATAAAACACAGAACTAGTCTATAAAACACTGAATCTCGTCTCAGTGTTGACACCATTAGCGGTGTCACGTTTAGATTAAGCATTCcaaaatatttaaacaaaaaacTGAAAAGAGAAGAACACTTTTTTTACAAGAAATTCCAACACAGGAAACGCGGAAAAGGACAACGGCGTCGTTGAAACCAAGAAGACGGGGCCCCACCTCCGCCGCCACGTCAGCGCTCCGCGATCTCACGAAACGCTCTCCCCGAACTCCACGGATGACGTGGCGGGAGCGTGCGGCTCAGAATCACTCACCCCCGCAATCACCGCACGTGCGATCGAGCGAGTCCACAGCTTCGGTTGCTGTCCACATCAGCACCCCTCCACGTCAGCAGAATCCAACAGCTCACGGCCCTCCACGTGGCGCAAGCCCACAAACTCGTGGTATAAATACGCGGCTACTCTAAAATCACTGTTCTTTCCTCCCCCAATAATTATTAACTGCGGTAAATGGATCATCGCTTCTTCCTTTTCCTTGAGAAGAAAAATGGATCATCGCTTCTTAGACGTCGGCTGATTACCATTTGTCactcaacattttttttataatttttttccttCTAATAAAATACTACAACTTTGTATATATCTAGCTTCTACTCACTATTCGATTCCCGTAGTTGATGATGAAAAATTCGACATTTTtgtgatagatatatataattaatattaatattaattaaattaacgagaagagagagagagagagagatgggtgaGCCGGTGTGCGAGATTTGTAGGGTGGTGAGGGCGGTGGTGTACTGCAAGTCCGACGGCGCGCCGCTGTGCCTGAAGTGCGACGGCTGCGTGCACGCCGCCAACGCCCTCTCGCGCCGCCACCTCCGCTCGCTAATCTGCGACCGCTGCTTCTCGGAGGCGGCGGTGGTCCGCTGCCTCGACGAGAAGCTCTCCCTCTGCGAGGGCTGCGACAACGGCTGCTTCCCGGCGGCGGACCACCGCCGCGCCAAGCTCAGCTTCTACGGCGGCTGCCCCTCCGTCGCCGAGCTCTCGAAGGTGTGGCCGTTCGCTCTCGATGCCGGTGAATTCGGCGGGACCGAAGCGAATGAGATTCCGCCGTTTCTGAAGTTCGCTCaatggccgccgccgccgcccgcggcggcggcggcggcgacggcggcgctgACGTGTGAGCTGCAGGCTAAATTTTCGTTCTTGTACGGCAGGGCATCTTCATTTAGCGGGGATCTCATCCCTTACCTACCTCAAGAATCCAGTTTAGAAACGGtaatttttatcaaattaatcttttttttttttcagattaaACTTTTTCAATTTGCGACCATTTAGTTTAGGTTTAATTGTtaaataaatacacgaactttcacttatttttgaattataatACGAAGGATAATTTTATCACCTTTAACAGTCCCTAAATTTTCTGGTCGTCAAAGAGTTGACGTGGCATGCCTCACCAGAGCCGGTGTCGCCAAAAGGTCGTGTTAAAATAGGGAAATTGATGAAAGTGTATTTAAAGGATTTtgatttgaatttatgtgaCAGAATTGCGGAGAAAGTATCAAAGATTTAGGGATTAATCAAGAGAGTGAGGATATATGTAGTGTTGACATTGATGGGATGCCTTTGAGCTTTGATAGTAGCTATGAAATATTTGAAAATCTTCCAAATAATCAACCAAGATTCCACTGCGATGATGGAGGATTAACTGCGTTGTTAATGGAGAACAACGCCACCTCTGCTGCAGAATCCAACATCACTCACATTGAGAGTGTCATAGAGGTACAATTTTTTCGTGTTTTTCGCTCGTTTTATCGCATTCCAAACTCCGATGATACGAACATGGTGACTGATGTGTGCATTAGGCGTCCACGTCAGCACAGCACGACTGCGTTGCTCAGGTGGGTGGCACGACGAGCTTGATGCAGGGGATGAGCTCGGGCGTGCTCATGAACCCGAGCATTGGCCTCGGGTTCGCTGCAAACAGGCAAGCCCCCTCGAGCCTGCCCCTGATCACGGGGGAGAGCAGCGTGTCCGAGTATCAAGATTGTGGTTTGTCGCCCCTGTTTTTAACAGGAGACTCGCGGTGGGACTCGAATTATGAAGCCATGATGAGCACCAGCCCGCAGGCGAGGGACAAGGCGAAGATGAGGTACAACGAGAAGAAGAAGACACGGACGTATGTcatcttcttgatttttttttttttcaagaaagaGTTGGTTGATGCATTATTGGTGCTGATTTTGGGTTATGATGTGTGGATTTCTTAGATTATGTCACATTTTTGCAAGAGTTATATGATGCATTAGTACTTATTTTGGCTTATGATGTGTGGTTTTGTTTTTTGCAGAAGTTGATGATGCAATAGTATTACTTGTTTTGCTTTTGattactattttttctttcttttttgtagaGTTAGATGATGCATTAGTATTTATTTGGCTTATGATTTGTGGTGTTTTGCCACAATATTTCACTTTTTGCAGAGTTGTATGATTCATTAGTACTTTTTTTTTGGCTTATGAGGTTATTTATTTTGCAGAGGTTGATGATGCAATAATAATACTCATTTTGGCTTCAtgattatttcatttttatcttCGTATATGATGCATTAGTACCTTTCTAGTTTGGTCTATGATATGTGTGGTTTTCCTAGACTTTCATTCTCTTTTGCAGAGGTTGATGATGCAATAATAACACTTATTTTGGATTCATGATTTTTCCATCTTTTGTAGATGATGCATTAGTATTCATCTTGGCTTATGATGTGTGACTTTTTCATTTTATTGCAGAGTTAATTAGATCATGCATTACCACTTATTTTGGCTTATAATGTTTGGCTTTCCTATATTACTTCATTTTTTCTACATAGTTAGATGTTGCATTAGAACTGGTCTTGCAATGACACCTTCTATTGCATTCGTAGATGATTGACGTGTGTCAGTATTGTTAGTATGAagggtttatggtttatatAAGGAAAAAATATACGCCCTAACATTGGGTAATCTTGAACCTTCAGAATTGGCATATTTCATTTCTCTAAGATTACCCTAAGTCATTCGTGGATGATTGACGTGTTACGTTTTTTCTTGTGTGTCGTATTGGATGAACGTACGCACGTTATGAATGCAGGTTCGGGAAACAGATAAGGTACGCCTCGCGCAAAGCGAGAGCAGATACAAGAAAGCGTGTTAAAGGCAGGTTCGTGAAGTCGGGGGAGACTTATGACTATGATCCTGAAGGAGCACTGCATTTTCAAGActaaggtatatatatatatatatatatatatacacttcaTTTTCTTGCATAGATCTTAGTTTTTTCATATCAAGTATTAGAATTTACATGTAGccatttgaaataaataatccCTCCGACCACAAAAAATTTGCCACATTGTGGacaacatgaattttaataaaatgtgaatgaAGTTGTTAATAGAGTAATAGTCTCGCTTTCAATATGAGCAGAATTATGTTGATCCTActattataaatgaaagtgacggTTTTTTCGTGCATGGACTGAAAAAGAAATT harbors:
- the LOC131012660 gene encoding putative zinc finger protein CONSTANS-LIKE 11 isoform X2, which translates into the protein MGEPVCEICRVVRAVVYCKSDGAPLCLKCDGCVHAANALSRRHLRSLICDRCFSEAAVVRCLDEKLSLCEGCDNGCFPAADHRRAKLSFYGGCPSVAELSKVWPFALDAGEFGGTEANEIPPFLKFAQWPPPPPAAAAAATAALTCELQAKFSFLYGRASSFSGDLIPYLPQESSLETNCGESIKDLGINQESEDICSVDIDGMPLSFDSSYEIFENLPNNQPRFHCDDGGLTALLMENNATSAAESNITHIESVIEASTSAQHDCVAQVGGTTSLMQGMSSGVLMNPSIGLGFAANRQAPSSLPLITGESSVSEYQDCGLSPLFLTGDSRWDSNYEAMMSTSPQARDKAKMRFGKQIRYASRKARADTRKRVKGRFVKSGETYDYDPEGALHFQD
- the LOC131012660 gene encoding putative zinc finger protein CONSTANS-LIKE 11 isoform X1, whose protein sequence is MGEPVCEICRVVRAVVYCKSDGAPLCLKCDGCVHAANALSRRHLRSLICDRCFSEAAVVRCLDEKLSLCEGCDNGCFPAADHRRAKLSFYGGCPSVAELSKVWPFALDAGEFGGTEANEIPPFLKFAQWPPPPPAAAAAATAALTCELQAKFSFLYGRASSFSGDLIPYLPQESSLETNCGESIKDLGINQESEDICSVDIDGMPLSFDSSYEIFENLPNNQPRFHCDDGGLTALLMENNATSAAESNITHIESVIEASTSAQHDCVAQVGGTTSLMQGMSSGVLMNPSIGLGFAANRQAPSSLPLITGESSVSEYQDCGLSPLFLTGDSRWDSNYEAMMSTSPQARDKAKMRYNEKKKTRTFGKQIRYASRKARADTRKRVKGRFVKSGETYDYDPEGALHFQD